In Citrobacter sp. RHB25-C09, the following proteins share a genomic window:
- the frdA gene encoding fumarate reductase (quinol) flavoprotein subunit: protein MQTFQADLAIIGAGGAGLRAAIAAAQANPNAKIALISKVYPMRSHTVAAEGGSAAVAQDHDSFDYHFHDTVAGGDWLCEQDVVDYFVHHCPTEMTQLEQWGCPWSRREDGSVNVRRFGGMKIERTWFAADKTGFHMLHTLFQTSLQFPQIQRFDEHFVLDILVDDGHARGLVAMNMMEGTLVQIRANAVVMATGGAGRVYRYNTNGGIVTGDGMGMALSHGVPLRDMEFVQYHPTGLPGSGILMTEGCRGEGGILVNKNGYRYLQDYGMGPETPLGEPKNKYMELGPRDKVSQAFWHEWRKGNTISTPRGDVVHLDLRHLGEKKLLERLPFICELAKAYVGVDPVKEPIPVRPTAHYTMGGIETDQNCETRIKGLFAVGECSSVGLHGANRLGSNSLAELVVFGRLAGEQAMERASTAGTANDAALDAQVAGVEKRLKDLVNQEGNENWSKIRDEMGLSMEEGCGIYRTPELMQKTVDKLAELQERFKRVRITDTSSVFNTDLLYTIELGHGLNVAECMAHSALARKESRGAHQRLDEGCTERDDVNFLKHTLAFRDADGTTRLDYSDVKITTLPPAKRVYGAEAEAADKKEKA, encoded by the coding sequence GTGCAAACTTTTCAAGCCGATCTTGCCATCATAGGCGCCGGTGGCGCGGGATTACGTGCCGCAATTGCTGCCGCGCAGGCAAATCCTAATGCAAAAATCGCACTGATCTCAAAAGTGTACCCTATGCGCAGTCACACTGTTGCTGCCGAAGGGGGCTCAGCTGCTGTCGCCCAGGATCATGACAGCTTTGACTACCATTTTCATGATACGGTAGCTGGCGGAGATTGGCTGTGTGAACAGGATGTCGTGGATTACTTTGTCCACCATTGTCCTACTGAAATGACCCAACTGGAGCAGTGGGGTTGCCCGTGGAGTCGTCGTGAAGACGGTAGCGTCAACGTTCGTCGCTTCGGTGGGATGAAAATTGAGCGTACCTGGTTTGCTGCGGATAAGACCGGCTTCCATATGCTGCACACGCTTTTCCAGACTTCCCTGCAATTCCCGCAGATCCAACGCTTCGACGAACACTTTGTCCTCGATATCCTCGTAGATGATGGTCATGCTCGCGGCCTGGTCGCGATGAACATGATGGAAGGCACGCTGGTTCAGATCCGCGCTAACGCGGTGGTGATGGCAACAGGCGGCGCAGGCCGTGTGTATCGCTACAACACCAACGGCGGTATCGTGACCGGTGACGGGATGGGTATGGCATTGAGCCACGGCGTTCCGCTGCGTGATATGGAATTCGTTCAGTACCACCCGACCGGTCTGCCGGGTTCCGGTATCCTGATGACCGAAGGCTGCCGTGGTGAAGGCGGTATCCTGGTCAACAAAAATGGCTACCGTTACCTGCAAGATTACGGCATGGGTCCGGAAACTCCGCTGGGTGAGCCGAAAAACAAATACATGGAACTCGGTCCGCGTGACAAAGTTTCGCAGGCTTTCTGGCACGAATGGCGTAAAGGCAACACCATCTCCACGCCGCGTGGCGATGTGGTTCACCTCGACCTGCGTCATTTGGGTGAGAAAAAACTGCTCGAACGTCTGCCGTTCATCTGTGAACTGGCGAAAGCTTACGTGGGTGTGGATCCGGTTAAAGAGCCGATTCCGGTTCGTCCGACCGCACACTACACTATGGGCGGTATCGAAACCGATCAGAACTGCGAAACCCGCATTAAAGGTCTGTTCGCCGTCGGCGAATGTTCCTCTGTGGGTCTGCACGGCGCAAACCGTCTGGGTTCTAACTCCCTGGCAGAACTGGTGGTCTTCGGTCGTCTGGCTGGTGAGCAGGCGATGGAACGTGCTTCTACGGCGGGTACAGCTAACGACGCTGCGCTCGACGCGCAGGTTGCCGGTGTTGAAAAACGCCTGAAAGACCTGGTCAACCAGGAAGGCAACGAAAACTGGTCGAAGATCCGCGATGAAATGGGTCTCTCCATGGAAGAAGGTTGCGGTATCTACCGTACGCCAGAACTCATGCAGAAAACCGTTGATAAGCTGGCTGAACTGCAGGAACGCTTTAAGCGCGTACGTATTACCGATACGTCCAGCGTGTTCAATACCGACCTGCTCTACACCATCGAGCTGGGTCATGGTCTGAACGTTGCTGAATGTATGGCGCACTCCGCGCTGGCACGTAAGGAATCACGCGGGGCGCACCAGCGTCTGGACGAAGGCTGCACCGAGCGTGACGACGTCAACTTCCTCAAACATACCCTTGCCTTCCGTGATGCTGATGGTACGACTCGCCTCGACTATAGCGACGTGAAAATCACCACACTGCCGCCAGCGAAACGTGTTTACGGTGCGGAAGCGGAAGCAGCCGATAAGAAGGAGAAGGCGTAA
- the frdB gene encoding fumarate reductase iron-sulfur protein — protein sequence MAEMKNLKIEVVRYNPETDTAPHNVFYEVPYDETTSLLDALGYIKDNLAPDLSYRWSCRMAICGSCGMMVNNVPKLACKTFLRDYTNGMKVEALGNFPIERDLVVDMTHFIESLEAIKPYIIGNPRTPDQGTNTQTPAQMAKYHQFSGCINCGLCYAACPQFGLNPEFIGPAAITLAHRYNEDSRDHGKKERMAQLNSPNGVWTCTFVGYCSEVCPKHVDPAAAIQQGKVESSKDFLIATLKPR from the coding sequence ATGGCTGAGATGAAAAACCTGAAAATTGAGGTGGTGCGCTATAACCCGGAAACCGATACCGCACCGCACAATGTTTTCTATGAAGTGCCTTATGATGAAACAACGTCACTACTGGATGCGTTGGGTTACATCAAGGATAACCTGGCGCCAGACCTGAGCTATCGCTGGTCCTGCCGTATGGCGATCTGCGGCTCCTGCGGCATGATGGTCAATAATGTGCCGAAGCTGGCATGCAAAACCTTCCTGCGTGATTACACCAACGGCATGAAGGTTGAAGCGCTGGGCAACTTCCCGATCGAACGCGATCTGGTTGTCGATATGACGCACTTTATCGAGAGCCTGGAAGCGATTAAGCCGTACATCATTGGTAACCCACGCACGCCGGATCAGGGTACAAACACCCAGACCCCAGCGCAAATGGCGAAGTATCACCAGTTCTCTGGTTGCATCAACTGTGGTCTGTGCTATGCCGCTTGCCCGCAGTTCGGCCTGAACCCTGAGTTCATTGGACCGGCTGCAATTACTCTGGCGCATCGTTACAACGAAGACAGCCGTGACCACGGTAAGAAGGAGCGTATGGCGCAGTTGAACAGTCCGAACGGCGTCTGGACCTGTACTTTCGTGGGCTACTGCTCCGAAGTCTGTCCGAAGCATGTCGATCCGGCTGCTGCCATTCAGCAGGGCAAAGTAGAAAGCTCGAAAGACTTTCTTATCGCTACCCTGAAACCACGCTAA